One window of Pyrus communis chromosome 12, drPyrComm1.1, whole genome shotgun sequence genomic DNA carries:
- the LOC137711520 gene encoding AT-rich interactive domain-containing protein 2-like, producing MAGWSSLTAGSVSDCVETNDTCQKNGVFPETNHAGSVKDGVDFDEGDHMGRRRCIFNRVLAVFLKEIGDGGGFVRPVPAVIGDRQPVDLFKLFCVVKDRGGIDSVSKNILWSFVANELGFDQEAMCSVKLIYFKYLNELEKWFREICETRSSGNGDLHPLSSELVREFGGLLSGWPERKGKSDGEVHLVSGECNGDDDEKVCNYDQSDILISLSSLNKKENDRKRKREYLVGMLNWVVQVAKQPNDPSIGAIPGPTKWKEHRSDDECWVQALRAKEALLIRRNVNSKTEECLQQKKLKMHPLLYEDNIVAGRQCSGRFRCSERLPHSVKSQSCPCCHKKEVENDSMEKAPAEVDLLATDATSEENPHEKDVSIGAHAQADVPEWTGVASESDIKWLGTQVWPLKCEEDGPLSETDLIGQGRQDNCGCGFPGSVACFRFHITEARMKLKRELGSLFYHWRFDRMGEEVSLRWTAEEEKRFKDLVKLNHSNSPFFEGNTSNSSSFWDSASKWFLRKTREDLVSYYFNVFVVQRRSYQNRATPKTIDSDDDVTELGSLSNGFRREIVEVSANSLPCSLNQQSTDFD from the exons ATGGCAGGATGGTCATCCTTAACCGCTGGGTCTGTCTCAGATTGCGTCGAAACTAATGACACATGTCAGAAAAATGGTGTTTTTCCTGAAACCAATCATGCTGGTTCTGTAAAGGATGGTGTGGATTTTGATGAGGGTGATCATATGGGTAGGCGAAGATGTATATTTAATCGAGTTTTAGCTGTTTTTCTTAAGGAAATTGGTGATGGAGGTGGTTTTGTTAGGCCTGTCCCAGCAGTGATTGGTGATAGGCAACCTGTTGATTTGTTCAAATTGTTCTGTGTGGTGAAAGATAGAGGTGGGATTGATTCGGTTTCGAAGAACATTTTGTGGTCTTTTGTTGCCAATGAATTGGGTTTTGATCAGGAAGCAATGTGTTCTGTGAAATTGATttactttaaatatttgaatgaGCTGGAGAAATGGTTTAGGGAGATTTGTGAAACTAGGAGTTCGGGAAATGGGGATTTGCATCCGTTGTCTTCGGAGTTGGTGAGAGAGTTTGGAGGTTTGTTGTCGGGTTGGCCAGAGCGGAAGGGCAAAAGTGATGGAGAGGTTCATCTAGTATCTGGAGAATGCAATGGTGATGATGACGAAAAAGTTTGTAATTACGATCAGAGTGATATTTTGATATCACTATCTAGtctcaataaaaaagaaaatgatcgTAAAAGAAAGCGAGAATACTTGGTAGGAATGCTAAATTGGGTAGTCCAGGTTGCAAAGCAACCAAATGATCCTTCAATTGGAGCAATACCAGGGCCAACTAAGTGGAAAGAGCATAGGAGCGATGACGAGTGCTGGGTCCAAGCACTTAGAGCAAAGGAGGCATTGCTGATAAGAAGGAATGTTAATTCAAAGACTGAAGAATGTCTCCAGCAG AAGAAGCTAAAGATGCATCCATTGTTGTACGAAGATAATATTGTTGCTGGTCGCCAGTGCTCAGGGAGGTTTCGATGCAGTGAAAGGCTTCCTCATTCAGTTAAATCTCAATCATGCCCTTGTTGCCATAAAAAAGAGGTGGAAAACGATTCTATGGAGAAAGCTCCTGCAGAAGTTGATTTATTGGCCACTGATGCAACGTCTGAGGAGAATCCCCACGAAAAGGATGTCTCTATAGGCGCTCATGCTCAAGCTGATGTCCCTGAATGGACAGGGGTGGCTTCTGAAAGTGATATTAAATGGCTAGGCACACAGGTTTGGCCCTTGAAATGTGAAGAAGACGGCCCCCTTAGTGAAACAGATCTTATTGGCCAAGGAAGACAAGATAACTGTGGCTGTGGATTTCCAGGTTCTGTTGCATGTTTCCGATTTCACATTACTGAGGCtaggatgaaattgaagagagAGCTTGGTTCCTTGTTCTATCATTGGCGATTTGATCGAATGGGTGAGGAAGTTTCTCTTCGGTGGACAgctgaagaagaaaagagattCAAGGATTTGGTAAAGTTAAATCACTCAAATTCTCCTTTTTTTGAGGGAAATACCTCAaattcttcttccttttgggaTAGTGCATCCAAGTGGTTTCTTAGAAAAACAAGGGAAGACTTGGTAAGCTATTATTTCAATGTGTTTGTTGTCCAGCGCAGAAGTTATCAAAATCGTGCAACTCCAAAAACCATTGATAGTGATGATGACGTAACAGAGTTGGGATCTCTAAGTAATGGTTTTAGGCGTGAGATAGTCGAGGTTTCAGCCAATTCTCTACCATGTTCTCTGAACCAGCAGTCCACTGATTTCGACTAG
- the LOC137710758 gene encoding serine/arginine-rich splicing factor SR45a-like isoform X1, with protein sequence MPYPRERRSASPHNSPSPVRGRRSRSLSRSRRSRSRSHESVDASNPGNNLYVTGLSTRVTSTDLEKFFNKQGKVLDCHLVTDPRTRESRGFGFVTMETVEDAERCIKYLDRSVLEGRLITVEKAKRKRGRTPTPGRYQGLRDKRDAGRDRDRDRDRDHDHRRSRSYSPRRLQDRDPYPRDRRGRSRSPYGRRADEHSHSYRRRRERSLSGGRNPR encoded by the exons ATGCCATACCCAAGAGAAAGAAG GTCCGCTTCGCCACACAACTCTCCTTCACCCGTCAGAGGCCGCCGGTCGAGATCATTGTCGAGGTCTAGGAGAAGTCGTTCTAG GAGCCATGAATCTGTCGATGCATCCAATCCTGGAAACAACTTGTACGTAACAGGCTTATCCACAAGGGTTACCTCCACTGatcttgagaaattttttaataaacagggGAAG GTACTTGACTGCCATCTGGTTACAGACCCTCGCACCAGAGAATCCCGTGGATTTGGCTTTGTCACAATGGAAACTGTTGAGGATGCAGAACGCTGCATCAAATATTTGGATCGGTCTGTGCTTGAAGGTCGATTAATTACAGTGGAAAAG GCAAAAAGGAAACGAGGGAGGACTCCAACTCCCGGAAGGTATCAAGGTTTGAGAGATAAACGAG ATGCAGGACGTGACCGTGACCGTGATCGTGATCGTGATCATGACCATAGACGATCTCGAAGCTATTCACCTCGCAGGTTGCAAGACAGAGATCCTTATCCCAGGGACCGCCGAGGAAGATCACGCTCTCCATATGGTAGGAGGGCGGATGAACACTCGCACTCGTACAGGAGGCGCAGGGAACGCTCCTTGTCAGGGGGCAGAAACCCTAGATAG
- the LOC137710758 gene encoding serine/arginine-rich splicing factor SR45a-like isoform X2 codes for MPYPRERRSASPHNSPSPVRGRRSRSLSRSRRSRSRSHESVDASNPGNNLYVTGLSTRVTSTDLEKFFNKQGKVLDCHLVTDPRTRESRGFGFVTMETVEDAERCIKYLDRSVLEGRLITVEKAKRKRGRTPTPGRYQGLRDKRGRDRDRDRDRDHDHRRSRSYSPRRLQDRDPYPRDRRGRSRSPYGRRADEHSHSYRRRRERSLSGGRNPR; via the exons ATGCCATACCCAAGAGAAAGAAG GTCCGCTTCGCCACACAACTCTCCTTCACCCGTCAGAGGCCGCCGGTCGAGATCATTGTCGAGGTCTAGGAGAAGTCGTTCTAG GAGCCATGAATCTGTCGATGCATCCAATCCTGGAAACAACTTGTACGTAACAGGCTTATCCACAAGGGTTACCTCCACTGatcttgagaaattttttaataaacagggGAAG GTACTTGACTGCCATCTGGTTACAGACCCTCGCACCAGAGAATCCCGTGGATTTGGCTTTGTCACAATGGAAACTGTTGAGGATGCAGAACGCTGCATCAAATATTTGGATCGGTCTGTGCTTGAAGGTCGATTAATTACAGTGGAAAAG GCAAAAAGGAAACGAGGGAGGACTCCAACTCCCGGAAGGTATCAAGGTTTGAGAGATAAACGAG GACGTGACCGTGACCGTGATCGTGATCGTGATCATGACCATAGACGATCTCGAAGCTATTCACCTCGCAGGTTGCAAGACAGAGATCCTTATCCCAGGGACCGCCGAGGAAGATCACGCTCTCCATATGGTAGGAGGGCGGATGAACACTCGCACTCGTACAGGAGGCGCAGGGAACGCTCCTTGTCAGGGGGCAGAAACCCTAGATAG
- the LOC137710728 gene encoding beta-adaptin-like protein B, giving the protein MSGHDSKYFSTTKKGEIPELKEELNSQYKDKRKDAVKKVIAAMTVGKDVSSLFTDVVNCMQTENLELKKLVYLYLINYAKSQPDLAILAVNTFVKDSQDPNPLIRALAVRTMGCIRVDKITEYLCDPLQRCLKDDDPYVRKTAAICVAKLYDINAELVEDRGFLESLKDLISDNNPMVVANAVAALAEIQENSNRPIFEITSHTLSKLLTALNECTEWGQVFILDALSKYKAADAREAENIVERVTPRLQHANCAVVLSAVKMILQQMELITSTDVVRNLCKKMAPPLVTLLSAEPEIQYVALRNINLIVQRRPTILAHEIKVFFCKYNDPIYVKMEKLEIMIKLASDRNIDQVLLEFKEYATEVDVDFVRKAVRAIGRCAIKLERAAERCITVLLELIKIKVNYVVQEAIIVIKDIFRRYPNTYESIIATLCESLDTLDEPEAKASMIWIIGEYAERIDNADELLESFLESFPEEPAHVQLQLLTATVKLFLKKPTEGPQQMIQIVLNNATVETDNPDLRDRAYIYWRLLSTDPEAAKDVVLAEKPVISDDSNLIDPSLLDELLANIATLSSVYHKPPEAFVTRVKTTAQRTEDEDYGSETGNSESPAHVADSSASPTGSSSGVPYAASRQPTPVSPARVPAPAPVPDLLGDLMGLENSAIVPVDQPASPAGPPLPVVLPASTGQGLQISAQLTRREGQIFYSLLFENNTQVPLDGFMIQFNKNTFGLAAAGPLQVPQLQPGTSAGTLLPMVTFQNMSQGPPSSLLQVAVKNSQQPVWYFNDKISLHVFFTDDGRMERANFLETWRSLPDTNEITKDFPGIVLSNVEVTLDRLAATNMFFIAKRKHANQDVFYFSAKIPRGIPFLIELTTVVNNPGVKIAIKTPSPETAPLFFEAMETLLKD; this is encoded by the exons ATGAGCGGGCACGACTCCAAGTACTTCTCCACCACCAAGAAGGGCGAAATCCCTGAGCTCAAAGAGGAGCTCAATTCTCAATACAAG GATAAGAGAAAAGATGCGGTCAAGAAGGTGATCGCCGCAATGACTGTTGGGAAGGATGTTTCGTCACTTTTCACAGATGTAGTGAATTGCATGCAAACAGAAAACTTGGAGCTGAAGAAGCTTGTCTATTTGTATCTGATAAATTATGCTAAAAGCCAGCCTGATCTAGCAATACTTGCGGTGAATACATTTGTCAAG GATTCACAGGACCCAAATCCTTTGATTCGTGCTTTAGCCGTCCGGACAATGGGTTGCATTCGTGTTGATAAAATTACAGAATATCTATGTGATCCCCTTCAGAGATGTCTCAAG GATGATGATCCTTATGTGCGGAAGACAGCAGCCATATGTGTGGCCAAACTTTATGACATAAATGCAGAGTTAGTTGAGGATAGGGGTTTTCTGGAATCCCTCAAGGATTTGATATCTGATAATAATCCTATGGTTGTAGCAAATGCTGTGGCTGCTTTAGCCGAAATTCAAGAGAATAGTAATAGACCCATCTTTGAGATCACTAGTCACACTCTGTCAAAGCTCCTTACCGCCTTAAATGAATGTACAGA GTGGGGTCAAGTTTTCATATTGGATGCTCTTTCTAAATACAAGGCAGCAGACGCTCGTGAAGCTGAAAATATAGTAGAGCGAGTTACACCACGATTACAACATGCTAACTGTGCGGTTGTACTTTCAGCTGTTAAG ATGATCCTCCAACAAATGGAACTTATAACTAGTACTGATGTCGTCAGAAATCTTTGCAAAAAGATGGCTCCTCCACTCGTGACACTACTATCTGCTGAGCCTGAGATACAATATGTTGCATTGAGAAACATCAACCTTATAGTGCAGAGACGACCCACAATCCTCGCTCATGAAATTAag GTGTTCTTCTGCAAGTACAATGATCCAATTTATGTAAAGATGGAAAAGTTAGAAATCATGATAAAGCTTGCTTCAGACCGAAATATAGACCAG GTTTTGTTGGAGTTTAAAGAGTATGCTACCGAAGTAGATGTGGATTTTGTCCGAAAAGCTGTCCGTGCCATTGGTCGCTGTGCCATCAAATTAGAAAGAGCAGCTGAGCGGTGCATTACTGTTTTACTGGAGCTTATTAAGATCAAAGTAAATTATGTAGTTCAAGAGGCCATTATTGTCATCAAAGATATATTTAGAAGATATCCAAATAC CTATGAGTCCATTATTGCAACTCTGTGTGAAAGCCTTGACACTTTAGATGAACCAGAAGCCAAG GCATCCATGATCTGGATAATTGGTGAATATGCGGAACGAATTGACAATGCTGATGAGCTACTTGAAAGTTTTCTGGAAAGTTTCCCTGAAGAGCCTGCTCATGTCCAATTGCAATTGCTGACTGCAACTGTTAAACTCTTTCTTAAGAAGCCAACTGAAGGACCACAGCAGATGATACAG attgttttaaataatgCTACTGTGGAAACAGACAATCCTGATTTGCGAGATCGGGCCTACATATATTGGCGTCTTCTATCAACTGACCCAGAG GCAGCCAAGGATGTGGTGTTAGCTGAGAAGCCAGTGATCAGTGATGATTCAAACCTGATTGATCCATCTCTTCTTGATGAGCTTCTTGCTAACATTGCTACGTTATCCTCTGTGTATCACAAGCCTCCAGAAGCATTTGTTACCCGTGTGAAGACCACAGCCCAAAGAACTGAAGATGAGGACTATGGTAGCGAAACAGGAAATTCTGAATCACCTGCTCATGTTGCTGATAGTTCTGCATCCCCAACCGGCTCTAGTTCAGGTGTTCCATATGCTGCATCTAGACAACCTACACCAGTTTCACCTGCACGTGTGCCTGCACCTGCTCCAGTGCCAGATTTACTTGGTGACCTGATGGGCCTGGAAAATAGTGCTATTGTCCCTGTGGATCAGCCTGCTTCTCCTGCTGG ACCTCCGTTGCCTGTCGTGCTACCAGCATCAACTGGTCAAGGTTTACAAATCAGTGCTCAGTTGACACGTAGGGAAGGGCAAATATTTTACAGTTTATTGTTCGAGAACAACACACAGGTTCCGCTGGACGGGTTCATGATTCAGTTCAACAAAAATACATTTGGCCTTGCAGCTGCTGGACCCCTTCAG GTTCCACAATTGCAACCTGGGACATCTGCGGGGACTCTCTTGCCTATGGTTACATTCCAGAATATGTCTCAAGGTCCTCCAAGCTCACTATTGCAGGTTGCTGTGAAAAACAGTCAACAACCAGTCTGGTACTTTAACGATAAAATCTCATTGCATGTCTTCTTTACTGATGATGGAAGAATGGAGCGTGCAAATTTTCTTGAG ACGTGGAGGTCTCTTCCGGATACAAATGAGATTACAAAGGACTTCCCTGGAATTGTGTTGAGCAATGTTGAAGTGACTCTGGACCGCCTGGCCGCTACAAACATGTTCTTTATTGCGAAGCGCAAACATGCCAACCAGGATGTGTTCTATTTCTCTGCAAAAATCCCCCGAGGAATACCATTCTTGATTGAACTCACCACAGTCGTGAATAACCCCGGGGTCAAGATTGCGATCAAGACTCCAAGCCCGGAGACAGCACCTCTTTTCTTTGAAGCCATGGAGACTCTCCTCAAGGATTGA